In Flavobacteriales bacterium, a single window of DNA contains:
- the odhB gene encoding 2-oxoglutarate dehydrogenase complex dihydrolipoyllysine-residue succinyltransferase, translating into MLLEMKVPSPGESISEVEIAQWLVEDGDYVEKDQEIAEVDSDKATLALPAEESGIIKLVAEEGDTVEVGQVVCIIDTDGVGEAKTTAPAPESAPAVSTPSPTKSVDAKATPLAKAIISQNDLSPKDVKGSGEGGKILKEDVMEAMASVKTDGPRGTERKKMSMLRRKVAQRLVSVKNETAMLTTFNEVDMSAIFAIRKEYKEAFKDKYDVSLGFMSFFTKAITTALMEFPDVNAQIDDKEVIYHNYADISIAVSAPKGLMVPVIRNAELMNFKEVESEVKRLALRARDGKITPDEMLGGTFTITNGGVFGSMLSTPIINPPQSAILGMHNIVERPVAVNGKVEIRPIMYVALSYDHRIIDGRESVGFLVRVKECLEDPSTHLLNGDVKKSLGL; encoded by the coding sequence ATGCTATTAGAAATGAAAGTACCTAGTCCGGGAGAGTCTATCTCCGAAGTTGAAATCGCTCAATGGTTGGTGGAAGACGGTGACTATGTTGAAAAAGATCAAGAAATTGCTGAAGTAGATTCGGACAAAGCCACCTTAGCTTTACCAGCCGAGGAAAGCGGCATCATTAAGTTGGTAGCCGAAGAAGGCGATACCGTGGAGGTAGGTCAAGTGGTGTGTATCATTGATACCGATGGTGTTGGAGAAGCCAAAACTACAGCACCAGCACCAGAGTCAGCACCAGCAGTTAGTACGCCAAGCCCTACGAAGTCAGTAGATGCTAAGGCAACACCTTTAGCCAAAGCCATTATTTCGCAAAACGATTTATCTCCCAAAGACGTCAAAGGAAGTGGCGAAGGAGGAAAGATTTTGAAAGAGGATGTGATGGAAGCTATGGCATCTGTTAAGACCGATGGACCAAGAGGCACAGAGCGTAAGAAAATGTCTATGCTCAGAAGAAAGGTGGCTCAGCGTTTGGTATCTGTCAAGAACGAAACAGCTATGCTAACCACTTTCAACGAAGTGGATATGTCTGCAATTTTTGCTATACGAAAAGAATACAAAGAAGCCTTTAAAGACAAGTACGATGTCAGTTTAGGTTTCATGTCCTTTTTTACCAAAGCCATAACTACGGCACTGATGGAATTTCCAGACGTCAATGCTCAGATAGACGACAAGGAAGTGATTTACCACAACTATGCTGATATCAGTATAGCAGTAAGTGCTCCTAAAGGGCTGATGGTACCAGTTATTCGCAATGCCGAATTGATGAATTTTAAAGAAGTAGAATCGGAAGTCAAGCGATTGGCATTACGTGCTAGAGATGGAAAAATTACCCCTGACGAAATGTTGGGCGGCACCTTTACCATTACTAACGGTGGGGTATTTGGTTCTATGTTGTCCACACCAATTATCAACCCGCCACAATCGGCGATATTGGGGATGCACAACATTGTAGAACGCCCTGTGGCAGTCAACGGAAAAGTAGAGATAAGACCCATAATGTACGTAGCCTTATCTTATGACCACCGTATCATTGACGGTAGAGAATCGGTAGGCTTCTTAGTCAGAGTTAAAGAATGCTTAGAAGACCCAAGCACCCATTTACTGAACGGTGACGTAAAAAAGAGTTTAGGACTCTAA
- a CDS encoding T9SS type A sorting domain-containing protein, with translation MKKSILFICIAVTHTLFSQEVTFEHLFQEDEYALSITEGPNEGFLIGGTIKFLDNPVEWGYAHATHFNAQGNIEWQQSYFQNENNYEEEKWFTFRKVLHHKSSNKWFGLTNRIFVSYIQGENINTQRGYPILSKHFNEGSMQWQKEVHDTLTTYTTNSTFEMIFSSDSNAIYLNILSNDGEIIKKYSLDGELLWENRNLNEHNLYADPYQQRFFVYGRHSNNEVIFHDINEESGALINSYITHGFDEIYDIKAREGGGYWCIGEEGIGSDLILAALGEQMDTLWTKSIQGPQHPISYQLNDFSEFFPNNNVHIVTCNQKYFTEPDRGLVIALDTNMDTLWTYQHFKGDTSSRIRDATRLKDGSVIVTGNYGIPNDFHHGSFVFKIGVDGSVGLSENMPFQDKAPYPNPTNSVLHTHNNTEKSIYNLQGQLLWQGKDKSIEVRHWQKGMYLLRTKDKTYRWMKQ, from the coding sequence ATGAAAAAATCTATTTTATTTATATGTATAGCAGTAACACATACTCTCTTTTCACAAGAAGTGACTTTTGAACACCTTTTTCAAGAAGATGAATATGCCCTTTCAATTACTGAAGGCCCTAATGAAGGCTTTCTAATTGGAGGAACAATAAAATTCTTAGACAACCCAGTGGAGTGGGGCTATGCCCACGCCACACATTTCAATGCTCAAGGCAATATCGAATGGCAACAGTCTTATTTTCAAAATGAAAATAATTACGAAGAAGAAAAGTGGTTTACTTTTAGAAAGGTGCTACACCATAAATCCTCTAACAAATGGTTTGGCCTTACAAATAGAATTTTTGTTAGTTATATACAGGGTGAAAATATTAATACCCAAAGGGGTTACCCTATACTAAGCAAACACTTCAATGAGGGCTCAATGCAATGGCAGAAAGAGGTGCATGATACCTTAACTACTTATACAACCAATTCCACTTTTGAAATGATTTTTTCAAGCGATTCCAATGCCATTTATCTTAATATTTTGAGTAATGATGGAGAAATAATTAAAAAATACAGTTTGGATGGAGAGTTGCTTTGGGAAAACCGTAATTTGAATGAGCATAATTTATACGCCGACCCTTACCAACAGCGCTTTTTCGTTTATGGCAGACATAGCAATAATGAAGTTATATTCCACGACATCAATGAAGAAAGTGGAGCCCTAATTAATAGCTACATTACTCATGGTTTTGATGAAATATACGACATAAAAGCCCGTGAGGGGGGAGGCTATTGGTGCATAGGAGAAGAAGGTATAGGATCTGATTTAATACTAGCGGCTTTGGGTGAGCAGATGGATACCCTGTGGACTAAAAGCATACAGGGTCCTCAACATCCCATATCTTATCAATTAAATGATTTTTCCGAATTTTTTCCCAACAACAACGTACACATCGTTACATGCAATCAAAAATACTTTACCGAACCTGATCGTGGCTTAGTCATCGCCTTAGATACCAATATGGACACCCTCTGGACCTATCAGCACTTTAAAGGGGATACCTCTTCACGTATTCGAGATGCCACTCGCCTTAAAGATGGCTCAGTAATAGTCACTGGAAACTATGGCATTCCAAATGATTTTCACCATGGCTCATTTGTCTTCAAAATTGGTGTGGATGGTAGTGTGGGTCTATCTGAAAACATGCCTTTTCAAGACAAAGCACCCTACCCCAACCCTACAAATAGTGTGTTGCATACCCACAACAATACAGAAAAAAGCATCTACAACTTGCAAGGGCAATTGCTATGGCAAGGCAAGGATAAAAGCATAGAGGTCAGGCATTGGCAAAAAGGCATGTACCTGTTAAGAACTAAAGACAAAACTTACCGCTGGATGAAACAGTGA
- a CDS encoding NifU family protein: MLIMTKIPTSLYSEATPNPRVMKFTANRMLVDQNIYEFNNRAEASASPLALELFGFPFVESVFISNNFISITKKDNGIEWSDIILEMREFIRDYLVDGGSVINEDASPKKSKTVTHKEELKREFSDIEKKIADLLDEYVRPAVEQDGGFISLKKFEKGIVTVSLQGACSGCPSSSMTLKSGIEGLLKREMPEEIVEVIADND, encoded by the coding sequence ATCTTAATTATGACCAAAATACCTACATCATTATACAGTGAAGCAACGCCCAACCCAAGGGTAATGAAGTTTACGGCTAACCGTATGTTAGTTGATCAAAACATATACGAATTCAATAACAGAGCTGAGGCTTCGGCCTCCCCTTTGGCTTTAGAATTGTTTGGCTTCCCTTTTGTGGAGAGTGTCTTCATCAGTAATAATTTCATTTCTATCACTAAAAAAGACAATGGTATAGAATGGAGTGATATTATTTTGGAAATGCGTGAATTCATAAGGGATTATCTAGTCGATGGAGGAAGTGTTATTAACGAAGATGCTTCACCCAAAAAAAGCAAGACCGTTACTCATAAAGAAGAACTCAAAAGAGAGTTTAGTGACATAGAAAAGAAGATTGCTGATTTATTAGATGAATACGTAAGACCAGCCGTAGAGCAAGACGGTGGCTTTATCTCGCTCAAAAAATTTGAAAAAGGTATCGTAACCGTATCTTTACAAGGAGCATGTAGCGGTTGTCCATCTTCTAGTATGACATTAAAGTCAGGCATTGAAGGTTTGTTAAAAAGGGAAATGCCCGAAGAAATTGTGGAAGTTATTGCTGATAATGACTAA
- a CDS encoding gliding motility-associated C-terminal domain-containing protein, whose product MLNLNSLLTLVCVMFFSVISMAQPLTNGMGIITHWTGFSGEWDAFSIYETENNASATLGQNWATNFNTPADPAVHDSWKGTNMGDVFGIAIDADKNVYFSATKAISSSGSTGTSAGVAGDGGVYKMDANTWMVTPFIFTGNGANEIPNQGNGLGNIAYDKWNNQLFITNFEDGNIYRFDMQGNLLSTFDPFTANSTELGTFSGHGEALWGINVYGDTDGVKVYFSLWTEDNSLSDPSGDNNSVWSVDLDATGDFTGSESLCFALEDNTGSFMSGIVGASYPISDITFSSDGKMYVCEKVQGGWGAFGGWNDLFTPGAHSSRLFEYQKIAGVWTRTVKYAVGNYNTPNDADNTTGGVALGNRQLPNGEIECEKIIWASGDALRFSGYNDLAGQDYVYGLTGIPVEGNSNDPSDANYVQLSSIYIDVDYTGTGSNGGQKMSFGDIEIYSDAISEATFTVSPNTTICPGASIQLNVSGGTNYEWSPSATLDDNTSDSPTASPTQNTIYTVTGEGSCGGRDTVSVSISIDDFTFSLGPDLAICEGISGVSLDAGSNAIAYIWNTGQTSQTISVNDEGIYSVSVTSPAGCDYTDEVSVENKFLPTVVFSTPNDSACPPAKFSLIDESIPQEGDPIVAWNWQIDNQNFNTSSTNVDLANSGSYGVSLEVTTELGCVATLSLNDYLTVHDLPSPNFITEPEEINNCDKTIKLINFSTGYDSLSWNFGDGVVSSEDTSDYYTYSEVGNYIIQLNLVNEFGCENVFHREINPVASIPFYTPNAFTPDGDELNETFIPQLGCTDGFEFWVMNRWGEVIFYSNDINVGWDGTYNKQRCPLGVYSWKARYNGAKTNQIKLGEVHLMN is encoded by the coding sequence ATGCTTAACCTTAATTCACTCCTCACTTTAGTGTGTGTTATGTTTTTTTCTGTTATTTCTATGGCTCAACCACTGACCAATGGAATGGGCATCATTACGCATTGGACAGGTTTTAGTGGTGAATGGGATGCTTTTAGCATATACGAAACAGAAAACAATGCCTCTGCCACTCTCGGTCAGAATTGGGCAACAAACTTCAATACACCAGCCGACCCAGCAGTACATGATTCTTGGAAAGGAACCAATATGGGTGATGTCTTTGGCATTGCCATAGATGCCGATAAAAACGTCTATTTCAGTGCTACCAAAGCCATATCATCGAGTGGGTCAACAGGTACATCGGCAGGTGTTGCTGGAGATGGTGGCGTCTATAAAATGGATGCTAATACTTGGATGGTAACACCATTTATTTTTACTGGAAATGGTGCTAATGAAATCCCCAATCAAGGTAATGGCTTAGGAAATATAGCCTATGACAAATGGAACAATCAGTTGTTCATTACCAATTTTGAAGATGGTAACATTTATCGCTTTGATATGCAAGGCAATCTACTCTCTACCTTCGACCCTTTTACTGCCAATAGTACCGAGCTAGGTACATTTAGTGGACATGGAGAAGCGTTATGGGGCATTAATGTTTATGGCGATACTGATGGCGTAAAGGTTTACTTTTCATTATGGACAGAAGACAATTCACTATCCGACCCTAGTGGTGACAACAATTCGGTTTGGTCAGTTGACTTAGATGCTACAGGAGATTTTACAGGAAGTGAAAGTCTGTGCTTTGCCTTGGAGGACAATACAGGTAGTTTTATGAGTGGGATAGTTGGAGCCTCATATCCTATTTCTGATATTACTTTCAGTAGTGATGGCAAAATGTATGTTTGTGAAAAAGTACAAGGTGGCTGGGGAGCCTTTGGGGGCTGGAATGATTTGTTTACCCCTGGTGCACATAGCTCACGACTGTTTGAATACCAAAAAATTGCTGGCGTGTGGACACGCACTGTAAAATATGCTGTCGGTAACTACAATACGCCTAACGATGCTGACAATACCACAGGTGGTGTAGCTTTAGGAAATAGACAACTTCCAAATGGAGAAATAGAATGCGAAAAAATAATTTGGGCATCGGGAGACGCCTTACGATTCAGTGGTTATAATGATTTAGCAGGACAAGATTACGTTTATGGTCTTACTGGCATACCCGTAGAAGGAAACTCTAACGACCCTAGTGATGCCAATTATGTGCAACTAAGTAGTATTTACATAGACGTGGACTATACTGGAACAGGCAGCAATGGTGGGCAAAAAATGTCTTTTGGCGATATCGAAATATATTCTGATGCTATTAGTGAAGCTACTTTTACGGTAAGTCCAAATACGACTATCTGTCCCGGAGCATCTATACAGCTCAATGTAAGTGGTGGTACTAATTACGAATGGAGTCCATCTGCTACATTGGACGATAATACCTCAGACAGCCCAACTGCTAGTCCTACTCAAAATACCATTTATACCGTAACAGGAGAGGGAAGCTGTGGCGGTAGAGATACCGTTAGTGTAAGTATAAGTATTGATGATTTTACCTTTTCTTTAGGTCCCGATTTGGCTATTTGTGAAGGCATAAGTGGTGTTTCTTTAGATGCCGGTAGCAATGCTATTGCATACATCTGGAACACAGGGCAAACCTCTCAAACCATTAGTGTAAACGATGAAGGAATATATAGCGTTAGTGTAACAAGTCCAGCCGGTTGCGACTATACTGACGAGGTATCGGTAGAAAACAAATTCTTGCCCACAGTAGTATTTAGTACTCCTAACGACTCGGCATGTCCTCCAGCTAAATTTAGCCTTATTGATGAAAGCATACCTCAAGAAGGCGACCCCATAGTAGCTTGGAATTGGCAAATTGATAACCAAAATTTTAATACCTCATCTACTAATGTGGATTTAGCCAACTCAGGAAGTTATGGCGTAAGTTTGGAGGTAACAACAGAATTGGGCTGTGTAGCAACTCTAAGTTTGAATGACTACCTCACGGTACATGACTTGCCAAGTCCAAACTTCATAACGGAGCCAGAAGAAATTAACAACTGCGACAAAACCATCAAATTAATTAACTTCTCTACCGGCTACGATTCTTTAAGCTGGAACTTTGGCGATGGCGTGGTGAGTAGTGAAGATACCTCTGACTATTACACCTATTCGGAAGTAGGCAACTACATCATTCAACTAAATTTAGTTAATGAATTCGGATGTGAAAACGTCTTTCATAGAGAAATTAATCCAGTAGCAAGTATTCCTTTTTATACGCCCAATGCTTTTACGCCAGATGGCGATGAGCTCAACGAAACTTTCATACCACAATTGGGCTGTACCGATGGTTTTGAATTTTGGGTCATGAACCGTTGGGGCGAAGTTATATTCTATAGCAACGATATCAATGTAGGCTGGGACGGTACTTACAACAAGCAAAGATGCCCTCTAGGCGTGTACTCTTGGAAAGCACGATACAATGGTGCCAAAACCAACCAAATCAAATTGGGCGAAGTACATCTTATGAATTAA
- a CDS encoding 2-oxoglutarate dehydrogenase E1 component yields the protein MANKFSFLGAVHTNMIEIMYEQYIENPESVNEEWRNFFTGFDFAKEVYSEEDEVPETFKKEFQVINLIDAYRKSGHLFTHTNPVRERRKYSPTLDIENFGLEESDMETVFQAGSQVGIGPSSLKDIITHLKQVYCQSIGVEYMYIRKPDQVEWIKNRLHKNSNTPTFSPQEKKQILRKLNQAVAFENFMHTKFVGQKRFSLEGAEALIPALDALIEKGADIGVEEFVMGMAHRGRLNVLANIFNKTYRDIFSEFEGKEYEDHLFAGDVKYHLGYTSEQACNNGKKVKMSLSPNPSHLEAVDPVVQGIARAKIDQNHKGDNSKIVPILIHGDAALAGQGVVYEVIQMAQLDGYKTGGTIHIVINNQVGFTTNYLDARSSTYCTDVGKVTLSPVFHVNGDDVEAVVHAMEMAVEYRQKFHKDVFIDLLCYRKYGHNEGDEPRFTQPMLYKAISKHPNPREIYNQKLISEGIVGANIAKEMEQEFKQLLQDRFDESKEIEKAHITRFMQSEWEGFRKSKDADFVSSPDTSVPIDILKEVAKKIYTVAQHDSLFKKTQRLLADQKKMVEEKNQLDWGMAELLAYGTLLHEGNPIRLSGQDVERGTFSHRHAVLKLEQSEQEIVPLNSINPEAQFEAYNSLLSEYGVLGFDYGYAMALPNSLTIWEAQFGDFSNGAQIMIDQFISSAEDKWKTYNGLVMLLPHGYEGQGAEHSSARMERYLQMCAKHNMQMVNCTTPANFFHVMRRQLRREFRKPLVVFTPKSLLRHPLCVSTLEDLSTGRFQELIDDVQVKPSAVEKVVFCSGKIYYELLQEREKTARMDVALVRLEQLYPLPQEQINTVLEKYKGKPLIWVQEEPKNMGAWTHILNRLQHLPFELIASRPSAATASGSSKQAAHRQRLIIEEVFK from the coding sequence ATGGCAAACAAATTTTCTTTTCTAGGGGCAGTTCATACCAACATGATAGAAATCATGTACGAGCAGTACATTGAAAACCCCGAGTCGGTAAATGAAGAATGGCGTAATTTCTTCACAGGTTTCGATTTCGCTAAAGAAGTTTATTCTGAAGAAGACGAAGTACCAGAAACCTTTAAGAAAGAATTTCAAGTCATAAACCTTATTGACGCTTATCGTAAAAGCGGTCATTTGTTTACACATACCAATCCTGTTCGTGAGAGAAGAAAATATTCCCCCACATTAGATATTGAAAATTTTGGACTTGAAGAATCCGATATGGAAACGGTTTTTCAAGCGGGTAGTCAAGTGGGTATAGGACCATCTAGTTTAAAAGATATCATCACACATCTCAAGCAGGTGTATTGTCAATCTATTGGCGTGGAGTACATGTATATCCGTAAGCCCGACCAAGTAGAATGGATAAAAAATAGATTGCATAAAAATAGCAATACCCCAACGTTCAGTCCTCAAGAAAAGAAGCAAATTCTACGCAAACTCAATCAAGCGGTAGCTTTTGAAAATTTCATGCACACTAAGTTTGTCGGTCAAAAACGTTTCTCTTTGGAAGGTGCTGAAGCTCTTATTCCAGCATTAGACGCACTGATAGAAAAAGGAGCAGACATAGGAGTTGAGGAATTCGTTATGGGTATGGCACATAGGGGGCGACTTAATGTTTTAGCCAATATTTTCAACAAAACTTATAGAGACATTTTCTCCGAGTTTGAAGGTAAAGAGTACGAAGACCACCTTTTTGCTGGTGATGTAAAATACCATTTGGGTTACACATCCGAACAAGCCTGTAATAACGGCAAGAAAGTAAAAATGTCCCTATCACCTAATCCATCGCATTTGGAAGCTGTTGACCCTGTAGTACAAGGTATAGCAAGAGCAAAGATTGACCAAAATCATAAGGGAGATAACTCCAAGATAGTCCCTATACTTATTCACGGTGATGCGGCATTAGCAGGGCAAGGCGTAGTCTATGAAGTCATACAAATGGCACAATTAGATGGCTATAAAACAGGAGGTACTATACACATTGTAATAAACAATCAGGTGGGCTTTACAACCAATTATTTAGATGCCCGTTCTAGTACCTATTGCACCGATGTAGGCAAAGTGACCTTATCGCCCGTTTTTCATGTCAATGGTGACGATGTAGAAGCCGTAGTTCATGCTATGGAAATGGCGGTAGAGTACAGACAAAAGTTTCATAAAGATGTATTTATAGATTTACTGTGTTATAGAAAGTATGGTCACAACGAAGGTGACGAGCCTCGTTTTACGCAACCTATGCTCTATAAAGCCATTAGTAAGCACCCTAATCCTAGAGAAATTTATAACCAAAAATTGATTAGTGAAGGGATTGTTGGTGCTAACATTGCCAAGGAGATGGAGCAAGAATTTAAGCAGTTGTTACAAGACCGCTTTGATGAATCCAAAGAAATAGAAAAGGCTCATATCACTCGTTTTATGCAAAGTGAATGGGAAGGCTTTAGAAAATCTAAAGATGCCGACTTTGTATCCTCGCCAGACACTTCAGTGCCTATTGATATACTCAAAGAGGTGGCTAAAAAAATATATACGGTAGCTCAACACGACTCTCTGTTTAAAAAGACCCAACGCTTGTTGGCGGATCAGAAGAAGATGGTGGAAGAAAAAAACCAACTGGATTGGGGAATGGCTGAATTGTTGGCTTATGGTACGCTATTGCATGAAGGCAATCCTATACGTTTGAGTGGGCAAGATGTAGAAAGGGGAACCTTTTCTCACCGTCATGCCGTATTGAAGTTAGAACAATCCGAGCAAGAAATAGTACCCTTGAATAGCATTAACCCTGAGGCTCAGTTTGAGGCTTATAATTCTCTGTTATCAGAATATGGAGTCTTGGGTTTCGATTACGGTTACGCTATGGCACTACCGAATAGTCTAACCATTTGGGAAGCTCAATTTGGAGATTTTAGCAATGGTGCTCAGATTATGATAGACCAGTTTATCTCTAGTGCCGAAGACAAATGGAAAACCTATAATGGTTTGGTTATGCTCTTGCCTCACGGCTATGAGGGACAAGGTGCTGAACACTCCAGTGCTAGAATGGAACGCTATTTGCAGATGTGTGCCAAGCACAATATGCAGATGGTCAATTGCACCACACCGGCTAACTTTTTCCACGTTATGAGAAGACAACTCAGACGAGAGTTTAGAAAGCCTTTGGTTGTATTTACTCCTAAAAGTTTATTGCGTCACCCCTTGTGCGTATCTACATTAGAAGATTTGTCAACGGGGCGATTCCAAGAGTTAATAGACGATGTACAAGTTAAGCCATCGGCAGTAGAAAAAGTAGTCTTTTGCAGCGGTAAAATCTATTACGAATTACTGCAAGAGAGAGAGAAAACAGCTCGTATGGACGTGGCCTTAGTTCGTTTAGAACAACTCTATCCATTACCACAAGAACAGATTAATACTGTATTAGAAAAGTATAAAGGTAAGCCTTTGATATGGGTACAAGAAGAACCTAAAAATATGGGAGCTTGGACACATATCCTAAATCGATTACAACACTTACCTTTTGAGTTAATTGCCTCTAGACCAAGTGCAGCTACTGCCTCTGGCTCGTCTAAGCAAGCGGCTCACAGACAACGATTAATTATAGAAGAAGTTTTTAAATAG
- a CDS encoding carboxypeptidase-like regulatory domain-containing protein — protein sequence MKTYKLLVLLLCFSLQLFAQDKTNSLLKGMIYDSNSQQPLMYATVFVLNSNTGVISNEQGQYTIDISAFGLQDSVRFQYMGYQIKDVAISDLLHSADVHLEENIINISETLIFGREQDPEFIVQQVLLYADSNYHKDYSASEVFVRKRDESDLLLFKLDYKKSTISEIDQDAIATAQQKMPRHSTSYTDFLGEMLSSPDKTDSLRIKIKPKKVVSLKDKDITEIDQLTQVFEDAFKKTDSLEYWKIKTGIIGGKVGFDFQDTTLNLQEDEMAVEDFANNLYYDLSDYQFDNEDMWDFLHKPSRYSFTLVGGTRLQGQDIYIIDFAPNNKGLYEGRLYISLSSYALLRADFHYAEDKHGRNFKLMGISFKEEEYKISVNFEKTDERYHLKYFSFKKVSSFGIDRKLALLKKRKKALFDKTILELKGAIDMQVRTQQSFECLLLSHEDISPTDYHHFEQSKKMKVIYVEQFDDSLWQGYDILEPTQQMREYKKPVYD from the coding sequence ATGAAAACGTATAAACTTCTTGTTTTGTTATTGTGTTTTAGCCTACAACTCTTTGCTCAAGACAAGACCAATAGCCTTTTGAAAGGTATGATTTATGACTCCAATAGCCAACAACCTTTGATGTATGCTACTGTTTTTGTGTTAAACAGCAATACTGGGGTTATTAGCAACGAACAAGGGCAATATACTATTGATATTTCTGCTTTTGGACTACAAGATAGCGTTCGTTTTCAGTATATGGGCTATCAGATTAAAGATGTTGCCATTAGCGACTTATTGCATTCTGCTGATGTTCATTTAGAAGAAAACATCATTAACATTAGCGAGACTTTGATTTTTGGTCGTGAGCAAGACCCCGAATTTATTGTCCAACAAGTTTTGCTGTATGCCGATAGCAACTATCACAAGGATTATTCGGCATCTGAGGTATTTGTCAGAAAACGAGATGAGTCGGATTTATTGTTATTTAAGCTAGACTATAAGAAAAGCACCATTTCCGAAATAGACCAAGACGCCATAGCTACGGCACAACAAAAAATGCCTCGTCACTCCACTTCTTATACCGACTTTTTAGGCGAAATGCTAAGCTCACCAGATAAAACAGATAGCCTTCGCATTAAGATAAAGCCCAAAAAGGTAGTTAGTTTAAAAGACAAAGACATTACAGAGATAGATCAACTAACCCAAGTTTTTGAAGATGCGTTTAAGAAAACCGATAGCTTAGAGTATTGGAAAATAAAAACAGGAATTATTGGTGGTAAGGTAGGCTTTGATTTTCAAGACACGACTTTGAATTTGCAAGAAGACGAAATGGCAGTAGAGGACTTTGCTAATAATTTGTATTATGATTTGAGCGATTATCAATTCGATAATGAGGATATGTGGGACTTTTTGCACAAACCTTCTCGTTATAGCTTCACTTTGGTGGGAGGCACACGACTTCAAGGACAGGACATTTACATCATAGATTTTGCGCCCAATAACAAAGGTCTTTATGAGGGTAGGTTATACATCAGTTTATCGTCTTATGCCTTGCTCAGAGCCGACTTTCACTATGCTGAGGACAAACACGGCAGGAACTTCAAGCTGATGGGAATTAGTTTTAAAGAAGAAGAATATAAAATATCTGTCAATTTTGAGAAAACAGATGAGCGTTATCATCTCAAATACTTTTCATTCAAAAAGGTTTCTAGCTTTGGTATTGATAGAAAACTTGCCCTATTGAAAAAGAGGAAGAAAGCACTTTTTGACAAAACCATACTTGAGCTAAAAGGGGCTATAGATATGCAAGTAAGGACTCAGCAGTCTTTTGAATGTTTGCTTTTGTCTCATGAGGATATTAGCCCCACGGATTACCACCATTTTGAGCAGAGCAAAAAAATGAAGGTTATATATGTGGAACAGTTTGACGATAGCCTATGGCAAGGCTATGACATTTTAGAGCCTACCCAACAGATGCGGGAATACAAAAAACCCGTTTACGATTAG
- a CDS encoding gamma carbonic anhydrase family protein codes for MALIKTVNGKSPVMGEGCYLAENATLVGDVVMGESCSIWFNAVVRGDVHYIKMGNKVNVQDGAVIHCTYQKHPTEIGHNVSIGHNALVHGCTIYNNVLIGMGAIVMDGVVVESNSIIAAGAVVLEGTLVESGSIYAGVPAKKVKSLSQEQTARLIEGIANNYVMYSSWFSE; via the coding sequence ATGGCTCTAATCAAAACAGTAAATGGTAAAAGTCCCGTAATGGGAGAGGGTTGCTATCTAGCAGAAAATGCTACCCTTGTTGGCGATGTTGTAATGGGTGAATCTTGTAGCATTTGGTTTAACGCTGTGGTTCGAGGTGATGTGCATTATATAAAAATGGGCAACAAGGTTAATGTTCAAGACGGGGCGGTTATTCATTGTACTTATCAAAAACACCCCACCGAAATTGGCCATAATGTGTCTATAGGTCATAATGCTTTGGTTCATGGCTGTACCATTTATAATAATGTTTTGATAGGTATGGGTGCTATTGTTATGGACGGTGTGGTGGTTGAAAGCAATTCTATTATTGCTGCTGGAGCTGTTGTGTTAGAAGGAACGCTGGTTGAAAGTGGTAGTATTTACGCTGGTGTACCTGCCAAAAAGGTAAAAAGTCTGAGTCAAGAACAAACGGCTCGACTAATTGAAGGTATTGCCAACAATTATGTAATGTACTCCTCTTGGTTTAGTGAATAG
- a CDS encoding T9SS type A sorting domain-containing protein: MNCLEKLSVFPNPTNERAVVLWQQATAGVSQLRVSDINGQIVWEEQQRSHIGTNAKVLETASWSAGMYMVQITSNGMRQSTKLLKVH, encoded by the coding sequence TTGAATTGCCTAGAAAAACTATCGGTATTTCCTAATCCTACCAATGAACGCGCTGTAGTGCTGTGGCAACAAGCCACAGCAGGTGTCAGTCAGCTAAGAGTAAGCGATATCAATGGACAGATTGTTTGGGAAGAACAACAAAGGAGTCATATAGGCACTAATGCCAAAGTCCTTGAAACAGCATCTTGGTCTGCTGGTATGTATATGGTACAAATTACTAGCAATGGAATGAGACAAAGTACCAAACTACTTAAAGTACACTAG